In the genome of Bacteroidota bacterium, one region contains:
- a CDS encoding response regulator, producing MKKKLNCILLIDDSPEANRFNQIIIKGMNITNSIQFAQTGVEAMEYLKKENQIIPEIIFLDISMPKMNGWEFLDQYKFLEEKQKAKTVILMLTTSVNPDDEEKAKLIQEISGYQNHPLSKEKMTEILEQYFPDYVENIICKK from the coding sequence ATGAAAAAAAAATTGAACTGCATTCTATTAATTGATGATAGTCCGGAAGCTAACCGCTTTAATCAAATCATCATTAAAGGAATGAATATTACCAACTCCATTCAATTTGCACAAACCGGTGTAGAAGCAATGGAATATCTTAAAAAAGAAAATCAAATTATTCCCGAAATCATATTTTTAGACATTAGTATGCCCAAAATGAACGGATGGGAATTTCTGGATCAATATAAGTTTTTGGAAGAAAAACAAAAAGCAAAAACAGTTATATTGATGCTAACCACATCTGTAAACCCCGATGATGAAGAAAAAGCAAAGCTAATACAAGAGATTTCGGGCTATCAAAACCACCCTTTATCCAAAGAAAAAATGACAGAAATTTTAGAGCAATATTTTCCGGATTATGTAGAAAATATTATAT